AATTGCTTTTGGTTCACGGGTCTGTGAACGCGGCGGCGGAAGCGTGTTCCGCCGCCCTGCTTTCGCCATCCGAGGGGAGTTGCTAGGATCGACGCGACTCCCACATCCAGCAAAGAGGAATTTCCATGGCTGCCACTCCCAGCGTAGCGTTGGTCTGGTATCTGGTGATCGCCGGCCCGCAGGGCGGCATGGTGGTGCTCCCCAGCACCTTCGACACCCGCGAACAGTGCACCAACGCGATTGCCGAATATCAGAAGCAGCCGACACCGCAGGGCTGGGCCGTGCAATGCGTGCCGAGCGCTTCGCCCTTCACCGACGAGGGGGATGCCGAAGAGCCCTCCGCGCCGCAGTAGCGCGAGCTGATCTCCCCCCTCGTGGGGGAGATGGCCGCGAAGCGCCGGCGTAACCTCTTGTTGCGGAAGACGTTTGCGTCTTACGCGAAACGACTCCCTCTGTCGCCTTCGGCGACATCTCCCCCTCAAAGGCCCTCAAAGGGGGGAGATCAACGCCCCGCGCTCACCGACAGCACAGGCTTGCTGTTGATCGTCTGGAGCACCACGCAGTAGCGCTCGGTGAGCTTCAAGAGCGAATCGATGCGCTCCTGCGGCTCGTCGGTATCGAGGTCGAATTTCAGCCGGATCTCGCGAAAGCCGACCGGCGCGTCGCGGGCGACGCCCAGCGTGCCGCGAAAATCGAGGTCGCCCTCGGCCTCGACAGCGGCGTTGCCGAGCTTGAACTCCAGCGCCGTCGCCACCGCCTTCAGCGTCACGCCGGCGCAGGCGATCAGCGCTTCGAGCAGCATGTCGCCGGAGCAGAGCTCCAGGCCCGACCCACCGGTGGCCGGATGAAGACCGGCAACCGCAAGCGCCCTGCCCGTCTCCACCTTGCAGGCGATCGACTGGTCGTCGAGGCTGCCTCGCGCCCTGAGCGTGATCAGCGCCCTAGCGGCATCTTCGCGATAGGCCTCCTTCAGCGGCGCCTGCATGGCCTTGAGTGCGGTCGCGTCCATCTTCCTGTCCTTTCAATGGTCTTTTGTTGGTTGATAGCACTGTCCGAGGGTGCATG
The window above is part of the Mesorhizobium sp. WSM4904 genome. Proteins encoded here:
- a CDS encoding OsmC family protein, yielding MDATALKAMQAPLKEAYREDAARALITLRARGSLDDQSIACKVETGRALAVAGLHPATGGSGLELCSGDMLLEALIACAGVTLKAVATALEFKLGNAAVEAEGDLDFRGTLGVARDAPVGFREIRLKFDLDTDEPQERIDSLLKLTERYCVVLQTINSKPVLSVSAGR